In Candidatus Gastranaerophilales bacterium, a single genomic region encodes these proteins:
- the trxB gene encoding thioredoxin-disulfide reductase, with protein sequence MMQTEKKELQFDVVILGGGPGGFSAAMYACRGNVKTAMIDITMFGGQPSNYLEIENYPGFPVIGGYDLMEKFEEHADKFGVEKFPMQEILKIDLVSDIKTIETNEAVFKAKTVIIATGAQAKKLGVAGEKEFVGRGVSYCAVCDGAFYKDKVVAVVGGGNAAVEEAMYLTKFATKVYVVHRRDSLRADKIVQERAFKNEKLEFVWNYVPKEIQGNTTVETFVIESTEDKSKKELKVDGVFPYIGFTPNVDGINGQLRQNQAGFVETDVNMQTSVQGVYAVGDVRNTPLRQVITAAADGAIAACSAVKYLETADEKVSV encoded by the coding sequence ATGATGCAAACAGAGAAAAAAGAGTTGCAATTTGACGTGGTTATATTAGGTGGAGGGCCGGGTGGCTTTTCTGCTGCTATGTACGCATGTAGAGGTAATGTAAAAACTGCCATGATTGATATTACAATGTTTGGCGGGCAACCCAGTAATTATTTGGAGATAGAAAATTACCCAGGTTTCCCCGTTATCGGCGGTTATGACTTGATGGAAAAATTTGAAGAACATGCTGACAAGTTCGGCGTGGAAAAATTCCCTATGCAAGAGATTTTAAAAATAGATTTAGTTTCAGACATTAAAACAATCGAAACTAATGAAGCCGTATTTAAGGCAAAAACAGTAATCATTGCAACAGGTGCACAGGCAAAAAAATTAGGCGTTGCAGGTGAAAAAGAATTTGTAGGTAGAGGCGTCAGCTACTGTGCGGTTTGCGACGGAGCTTTTTATAAGGACAAGGTTGTTGCTGTTGTCGGTGGAGGAAATGCCGCAGTTGAAGAAGCAATGTATTTGACTAAATTTGCAACAAAGGTATATGTAGTTCACCGCCGTGATTCTTTAAGAGCTGACAAAATTGTTCAAGAAAGAGCCTTTAAAAATGAAAAATTGGAATTTGTCTGGAATTATGTTCCAAAAGAAATCCAAGGCAATACAACTGTTGAAACCTTTGTAATCGAAAGCACAGAAGATAAGTCTAAAAAAGAGTTGAAGGTTGATGGAGTTTTCCCGTATATCGGATTTACGCCGAATGTTGATGGTATTAACGGGCAACTTAGACAAAATCAAGCAGGATTTGTTGAAACAGATGTTAATATGCAAACCTCTGTTCAAGGTGTTTATGCGGTAGGCGATGTTAGAAATACACCATTAAGGCAAGTTATAACAGCAGCGGCAGATGGTGCTATTGCAGCTTGCAGTGCGGTCAAATATCTTGAAACAGCAGATGAAAAAGTTTCTGTTTAA